The Candidatus Tectomicrobia bacterium sequence AGGGCCTCCCCGACGAGGACGGCGTCCACCCGGGCCCCGGCCAGGGGGGCCACGTCTTTCCAGCCGAGGATGCCGCTCTCGGAAACCAGGACGAGCTGCCCCCGCCGGGGGGCGGGGAGGCGGCTGAAGACGCGCAGGGTGTGGCCCGCGTCCACCTCGAAGGTCTTGAGGTTGCGGTTGTTCACCCCGAGGAGGCGCGCCCCGGCCGCGAGCGCCCGGTCCATCTCCTCCCCGGCGTAGACCTCGACCAGGGCGTCCATCCCCAGATCCTCGGCCTGGAGCCGCAGGTCCTCCATCTCGTGGGTTTCGAGGATGGCCGCGATGAGGAGGATGGCGTCCGCCCCGCCCGCCCGGGCCTCCACCACCTGGTAGGGGTCGAAGATGAAATCCTTGCGCAACACGGGGAGCCGGACCGCCGCCCGCACCGCCCGCAGGTGGTCCATGCTCCCGAGGAAGCGCCGCCGC is a genomic window containing:
- the trpC gene encoding indole-3-glycerol phosphate synthase TrpC; this encodes MTLQSLTVLDELVAGVREDLAADQAALPERELSARAKDAPPAQGLLNALRMPPSGLDPDGGRVRVIAEVKQASPSQGVIAWAFDPGAIARRYEAGGAAAISVLTERRRFLGSMDHLRAVRAAVRLPVLRKDFIFDPYQVVEARAGGADAILLIAAILETHEMEDLRLQAEDLGMDALVEVYAGEEMDRALAAGARLLGVNNRNLKTFEVDAGHTLRVFSRLPAPRRGQLVLVSESGILGWKDVAPLAGARVDAVLVGEALMRAPSPEGLLAELRGLPARAG